The following are encoded together in the Citrobacter arsenatis genome:
- the pduM gene encoding microcompartment protein PduM, whose protein sequence is MNSELLQRIIEEVVSRLKKRAESSLSLSVAQLRETDSRTLCCQYSSLHLLQVDLPLLQQIAEGSPANTSVVTIHEALACGVRVKISLQHQLLPAIPVKKLARLPLEFSDELGRIIVLHPEKLLSYANVAQLKDGVLVLRRRCVVTALAQEAVGTRNIQLIKQE, encoded by the coding sequence ATGAACAGCGAACTGCTGCAACGCATTATCGAGGAGGTTGTTTCCCGATTAAAAAAACGCGCGGAAAGCTCGCTTTCTCTTAGCGTCGCGCAGTTACGGGAAACTGATTCACGGACATTGTGCTGCCAGTACTCGTCGCTCCACCTCCTGCAGGTCGACCTGCCATTACTGCAGCAAATTGCCGAGGGCAGCCCAGCCAACACGTCGGTGGTAACGATTCACGAAGCGCTGGCATGCGGAGTCCGCGTGAAAATTTCACTACAACACCAATTGTTACCCGCGATCCCGGTGAAAAAACTCGCGCGTCTGCCGCTGGAGTTCAGTGATGAGCTGGGACGCATTATCGTTTTGCATCCTGAAAAACTTCTCAGCTATGCCAACGTCGCCCAATTGAAGGATGGCGTGCTGGTGCTACGCCGTCGCTGTGTCGTGACGGCTCTGGCTCAGGAAGCGGTCGGTACGCGAAATATCCAATTAATTAAGCAGGAGTGA
- a CDS encoding phosphate propanoyltransferase codes for MDKQQLETTVTKVLDEMRERPIPLGISNRHIHLCAEDYDRLFPNHPISEKKGLLQPGQYAAEQTVTLVGPKGQLKNVRLLGPLRSTSQVEISRTDARTLGIAAPLRMSGNIEGTPGVHLVSPFAELDLTSGVIVAQRHIHMSPLDALILRVSHGDKVSVAINGDERRLIFDNVAVRVSPDMRLEMHIDTDEANAAGADNPQAFATLVSSR; via the coding sequence ATGGACAAACAGCAACTGGAGACAACGGTCACCAAAGTTCTGGATGAAATGCGCGAGCGCCCTATTCCGCTGGGGATCTCTAATCGCCATATTCATCTTTGCGCTGAAGATTACGACCGTTTGTTTCCCAATCACCCTATTAGCGAGAAAAAAGGGCTGTTGCAGCCAGGACAATATGCGGCAGAGCAAACCGTCACGCTGGTGGGGCCAAAAGGTCAGTTAAAAAATGTGCGTTTACTCGGCCCACTGCGGAGCACCAGTCAGGTCGAAATTTCCCGAACCGACGCCCGCACATTGGGAATTGCTGCCCCGTTGCGGATGTCTGGCAATATCGAGGGCACGCCTGGCGTTCACCTCGTCAGTCCATTTGCTGAGCTGGACTTAACATCCGGGGTAATCGTTGCCCAACGGCATATCCATATGTCGCCACTCGATGCCCTGATCCTGCGGGTTTCCCATGGCGATAAAGTCTCTGTCGCCATAAATGGCGATGAACGTCGACTGATTTTCGATAACGTCGCCGTACGCGTTTCGCCGGATATGCGCCTTGAGATGCATATCGATACAGACGAAGCCAATGCTGCAGGCGCTGATAATCCGCAGGCATTTGCCACACTGGTGAGCTCACGATGA
- the pduC gene encoding propanediol dehydratase large subunit PduC: MRSKRFEALAKRPVNQDGFVKEWIEEGFIAMESPNDPKPSIKIVNGTVTELDGKSASEFDLIDHFIARYGINLARAEEVMAMDSVKLANMLCDPNVKRKDIVPLTTAMTPAKIVEVVSHMNVVEMMMAMQKMRARRTPSQQAHVTNVKDNPVQIAADAAEGAWRGFDEQETTVAVARYAPFNAIALLVGSQVGRPGVLTQCSLEEATELKLGMLGHTCYAETISVYGTEPVFTDGDDTPWSKGFLASSYASRGLKMRFTSGSGSEVQMGYAEGKSMLYLEARCIYITKAAGVQGLQNGSVSCIGVPSAVPSGIRAVLAENLICSSLDLECASSNDQTFTHSDMRRTARLLMQFLPGTDFISSGYSAVPNYDNMFAGSNEDAEDFDDYNVLQRDLKVDGGLRPVREEDVIAIRNKAARALQAVFAGMGLPPITDEEVEAATYAHGSKDMPERNIVEDIKFAQEIINKNRNGLEVVKALAQGGFTDVAQDMLNIQKAKLTGDYLHTSAIIVGDGQVLSAVNDVNDYAGPATGYRLQGERWEEIKNIPGALDPNELG, encoded by the coding sequence ATGAGATCGAAAAGATTTGAAGCACTGGCGAAGCGCCCTGTGAACCAGGATGGCTTCGTTAAGGAGTGGATCGAAGAAGGCTTCATTGCGATGGAAAGCCCGAACGACCCCAAACCGTCGATTAAAATCGTCAACGGTACAGTCACTGAGCTGGACGGTAAATCTGCCAGTGAATTTGACTTAATTGACCATTTCATTGCCCGTTATGGCATTAACCTGGCGCGCGCTGAAGAAGTCATGGCGATGGACTCGGTCAAACTCGCCAATATGCTTTGCGATCCTAACGTGAAGCGCAAAGACATTGTGCCGCTGACCACCGCAATGACGCCGGCAAAAATTGTCGAAGTGGTGTCCCATATGAATGTCGTTGAGATGATGATGGCCATGCAGAAAATGCGTGCTCGCCGGACCCCATCTCAACAGGCGCACGTTACAAACGTTAAAGATAACCCGGTGCAAATTGCCGCTGATGCCGCTGAAGGCGCATGGCGCGGGTTCGACGAACAGGAAACAACCGTTGCCGTTGCGCGTTATGCGCCATTTAACGCCATTGCGCTGTTAGTCGGCTCACAGGTTGGACGCCCTGGCGTATTAACCCAGTGTTCACTGGAAGAAGCGACCGAACTTAAACTCGGCATGTTAGGCCACACCTGCTACGCGGAAACCATCTCCGTCTATGGTACTGAACCCGTCTTTACCGACGGCGACGATACGCCATGGTCGAAAGGCTTCCTCGCCTCTTCCTACGCCTCTCGCGGTCTGAAAATGCGCTTTACCTCCGGATCTGGCTCAGAAGTTCAGATGGGTTACGCCGAAGGCAAATCGATGCTATATCTGGAAGCCCGCTGTATTTACATCACCAAAGCCGCTGGCGTACAGGGTTTACAGAACGGTTCCGTAAGCTGCATCGGCGTGCCTTCCGCTGTGCCATCAGGCATTCGTGCGGTGCTTGCTGAAAACCTGATCTGTTCTTCTCTGGATCTGGAATGCGCCTCCAGCAACGACCAAACCTTTACCCACTCGGATATGCGTCGTACTGCCCGCCTGCTGATGCAGTTCCTGCCGGGTACTGACTTCATCTCTTCCGGTTATTCCGCAGTGCCGAACTACGACAACATGTTTGCGGGTTCGAACGAGGATGCTGAAGATTTTGACGACTACAACGTTCTCCAGCGTGACCTCAAGGTAGATGGGGGACTGCGTCCGGTTCGTGAAGAAGACGTTATCGCCATTCGTAACAAAGCGGCGCGCGCACTGCAGGCCGTCTTTGCTGGAATGGGATTACCGCCAATCACGGATGAAGAGGTGGAAGCTGCAACCTACGCCCACGGTTCGAAAGATATGCCGGAGCGAAACATCGTTGAAGACATCAAGTTTGCACAAGAGATCATCAATAAAAACCGTAACGGTCTGGAAGTGGTGAAAGCCCTTGCTCAGGGCGGTTTTACCGATGTCGCTCAGGACATGCTCAACATCCAGAAAGCCAAGCTAACCGGGGATTATCTGCATACCTCCGCCATTATCGTTGGCGACGGACAGGTGCTATCCGCAGTAAATGACGTCAATGACTATGCCGGTCCGGCAACAGGTTATCGCCTGCAAGGCGAACGCTGGGAAGAGATCAAAAATATCCCTGGCGCACTTGATCCCAACGAACTTGGCTAA
- the pduA gene encoding propanediol utilization microcompartment protein PduA, whose protein sequence is MQQEALGMVETKGLTAAIEAADAMVKSANVMLVGYEKIGSGLVTVIVRGDVGAVKAATDAGAAAARNVGEVKAVHVIPRPHTDVEKILPKGIS, encoded by the coding sequence ATGCAACAAGAAGCGTTAGGAATGGTAGAAACCAAAGGCTTAACTGCAGCCATAGAGGCCGCAGATGCAATGGTGAAGTCAGCCAATGTAATGCTGGTCGGCTACGAAAAAATTGGTTCAGGGCTGGTAACAGTCATTGTCCGCGGCGATGTCGGTGCAGTCAAAGCAGCAACAGATGCAGGTGCCGCCGCAGCACGTAACGTGGGAGAAGTGAAAGCCGTACACGTCATTCCACGCCCGCATACCGATGTAGAAAAAATCTTACCGAAGGGAATTAGCTAA
- a CDS encoding diol dehydratase reactivase subunit alpha, whose protein sequence is MRYIAGIDIGNSSTEVALAILDESGALSITGSALAETTGIKGTLRNVFGIQEALTLAAKNAGINVSDISLIRINEATPVIGDVAMETITETIITESTMIGHNPKTPGGVGLGVGVTITPEDLLSRPADTPYILVVSSAFDFADVATMINASVRAGYRLTGVILQQDDGVLVSNRLTQPLPIVDEVLHIDRIPLGMLAAIEVAVPGKVIETLSNPYGIATVFGLNADETKNIVPMARALIGNRSAVVVKTPSGDVKARAIPAGNLELQSQGRTVRVDVAAGAEAIMKAVGECPKLDNVTGEAGTNIGGMLEHVRQTMAELTNKPSHEIFIQDLLAVDTSVPVSVTGGLAGEFSLEQAVGIASMVKSDRLQMAMIAQEITQKLNIDVQVGGAEAEAAILGALTTPGTTRPLAILDLGAGSTDASIINPKGEIIATHLAGAGDMVTMIITRELGLDDRYLAEEIKKHPLAKVESLFHLRHEDGSVQFFPTPLPPTVFARVCVVKPDELVPLPGELALEKVRAIRRSAKERVFVTNALRALRQVSPTGNIRDIPFVVLVGGSSLDFEVPQLVTDALAHYRLVAGRGNIRGIEGPRNAVATGLILSWHKAFAHGK, encoded by the coding sequence ATGCGATATATAGCTGGCATTGACATAGGCAACTCATCAACGGAAGTCGCTCTGGCTATCCTGGATGAGTCTGGCGCGCTGAGCATCACCGGCAGCGCGCTGGCGGAAACCACCGGGATTAAGGGCACATTACGTAATGTGTTTGGCATTCAGGAGGCACTTACGCTGGCGGCAAAAAACGCCGGTATCAATGTCAGCGATATTTCGCTCATCCGTATTAACGAAGCCACCCCGGTCATTGGCGACGTGGCGATGGAAACGATCACCGAAACCATCATCACTGAATCCACCATGATCGGCCACAACCCTAAAACGCCAGGCGGCGTCGGGTTAGGCGTGGGCGTCACTATTACGCCGGAAGACCTGCTCAGTCGCCCGGCGGATACGCCCTACATTCTGGTGGTGTCATCGGCATTTGATTTCGCCGATGTCGCCACGATGATTAATGCCTCCGTACGCGCCGGATACCGGCTAACTGGCGTTATTTTGCAGCAGGACGATGGCGTACTGGTCAGTAATCGTCTGACCCAGCCCCTGCCCATCGTCGATGAAGTCCTTCATATTGACCGCATCCCGTTGGGTATGTTGGCAGCCATTGAGGTCGCGGTCCCAGGAAAGGTTATTGAAACGCTTTCTAACCCCTACGGAATTGCAACCGTCTTTGGCCTTAATGCCGACGAGACTAAAAATATTGTCCCGATGGCGCGGGCGCTGATCGGCAACCGTTCTGCCGTGGTGGTGAAAACACCGTCAGGAGATGTGAAAGCACGAGCCATTCCTGCCGGAAATCTGGAGCTACAGTCGCAGGGTCGTACCGTGCGCGTCGACGTTGCAGCTGGCGCTGAAGCGATTATGAAAGCGGTTGGTGAATGCCCAAAACTGGATAACGTTACCGGAGAAGCGGGTACCAATATTGGCGGCATGCTGGAACATGTGCGCCAGACAATGGCTGAATTAACCAACAAACCCAGCCACGAGATTTTTATTCAGGATCTGCTGGCAGTCGATACCTCGGTTCCCGTCAGCGTAACAGGTGGCCTGGCTGGTGAGTTCTCGCTTGAACAGGCTGTCGGAATTGCCTCCATGGTGAAATCAGACCGCCTGCAAATGGCGATGATTGCCCAGGAAATCACACAAAAGCTCAACATTGACGTCCAGGTTGGTGGCGCCGAAGCCGAAGCGGCCATTCTGGGGGCCCTCACCACGCCAGGCACGACGCGACCGTTGGCTATTCTGGATCTTGGTGCGGGATCGACTGACGCCTCCATCATCAACCCGAAAGGCGAAATTATTGCCACACACCTGGCGGGCGCGGGCGATATGGTCACGATGATCATTACCCGTGAACTGGGGCTGGATGACCGTTATCTCGCTGAAGAGATCAAAAAGCACCCACTGGCAAAAGTCGAAAGCTTGTTCCATCTTCGCCACGAAGATGGCAGCGTCCAGTTCTTCCCCACGCCTCTCCCACCAACGGTTTTTGCCCGCGTGTGTGTAGTAAAACCCGATGAACTGGTGCCACTGCCAGGCGAACTGGCGCTGGAGAAAGTGCGGGCCATTCGCCGCAGCGCGAAAGAACGCGTTTTCGTTACCAATGCGCTCAGAGCGTTACGTCAGGTGAGTCCGACCGGGAACATTCGGGATATTCCCTTTGTGGTACTGGTTGGCGGCTCATCTCTGGACTTCGAAGTTCCGCAACTGGTTACCGATGCACTGGCACATTATCGCCTGGTTGCCGGGCGCGGCAACATTCGTGGCATCGAGGGTCCACGCAATGCGGTTGCGACCGGGCTGATTCTCTCCTGGCACAAGGCGTTCGCTCATGGAAAGTAA
- the pduF gene encoding propanediol diffusion facilitator PduF, producing the protein MNDSLKAQCIAEFLGTGLFLFFGIGCLSALKVAGASLGLWEICIIWGLGISLAVYLTAGISGAHLNPAITIALWLFACFPGRKVLPYTVAQVAGAFGGALLAYLLYGSLFTEYESAHQMVRGSLESLQLASIFSTYPAAALSVWQAALVEVVITSILMGMIMALTDDGNGVPKGPLAPLLIGLLVAVIGASTGPLTGFAMNPARDFGPKLFAWMAGWGDVAMTGGRDIPYFIIPIVAPIIGACAGAAIYRYFIGKNLPCNTCKLEENES; encoded by the coding sequence ATGAACGATTCACTAAAAGCGCAATGCATTGCTGAGTTTTTGGGTACCGGGCTGTTTTTGTTTTTTGGCATTGGATGCCTGAGCGCCCTGAAAGTCGCAGGTGCCAGCCTGGGATTGTGGGAGATCTGCATCATATGGGGTCTGGGGATCTCGCTTGCGGTCTACCTGACTGCCGGGATTTCTGGGGCGCATCTCAACCCTGCTATCACCATTGCTCTGTGGTTGTTTGCCTGCTTTCCGGGGCGCAAAGTTTTACCTTACACCGTGGCACAGGTCGCGGGTGCCTTCGGTGGCGCACTGCTGGCTTATTTGCTCTACGGCAGCTTGTTTACCGAGTATGAATCGGCCCACCAGATGGTGCGCGGCAGTCTGGAAAGCCTGCAGCTTGCCAGTATTTTTAGTACCTATCCTGCGGCGGCACTCAGCGTGTGGCAGGCTGCGTTAGTCGAAGTGGTGATTACCTCCATTCTGATGGGGATGATCATGGCGCTGACTGACGACGGTAACGGTGTGCCAAAAGGTCCGTTGGCCCCCTTGTTGATTGGTCTTCTGGTTGCTGTTATTGGCGCTTCAACCGGTCCGCTCACCGGATTTGCCATGAACCCGGCACGTGATTTTGGCCCTAAATTGTTTGCGTGGATGGCCGGATGGGGAGATGTTGCGATGACCGGTGGACGTGATATTCCTTATTTCATCATCCCGATTGTGGCGCCCATCATCGGCGCTTGCGCGGGTGCAGCAATTTATCGTTATTTTATTGGCAAAAATTTACCGTGTAATACGTGTAAGCTGGAGGAAAATGAGAGCTAG
- a CDS encoding glycerol dehydratase reactivase beta/small subunit family protein — translation MESNHTTPTIVIFTTSDCIDVWNDVLLGIEEEGIPFVIQVSQSTDVIHNAWLAACQSPLLVGIGCNREKLVVHYKNLPTSAPLFTLTYQQDSHARRSIGNNAARLVKGIPFRECHS, via the coding sequence ATGGAAAGTAATCACACCACGCCCACCATCGTTATCTTCACCACTTCTGACTGCATTGACGTCTGGAATGACGTGCTGCTGGGTATTGAAGAAGAAGGAATCCCCTTTGTGATTCAGGTGAGCCAATCAACTGACGTTATCCACAACGCATGGCTGGCGGCCTGCCAATCGCCATTGCTGGTTGGCATTGGCTGCAATCGCGAAAAACTGGTCGTGCACTACAAAAACTTACCCACATCAGCGCCACTTTTTACGCTGACGTATCAACAAGATAGCCACGCTCGTCGCAGCATTGGTAATAACGCTGCGCGGCTGGTTAAAGGCATTCCGTTCCGGGAATGCCACTCATAA
- a CDS encoding EutN/CcmL family microcompartment protein, protein MHLARVTGVVVSTQKSPSLVGKKLLLVRRVSADGELPASPVSGDEVAVDSVGAGTGELVLLSSGSSARHVFSGPNEAIDLAIVGIVDTLSR, encoded by the coding sequence ATGCATCTGGCACGGGTTACAGGCGTTGTGGTTTCCACGCAAAAATCCCCATCACTGGTGGGAAAAAAACTGTTGCTGGTACGTCGGGTGAGTGCTGATGGAGAGCTTCCCGCATCACCAGTAAGTGGAGATGAAGTTGCCGTTGATTCTGTCGGCGCAGGAACCGGAGAACTTGTATTACTCAGCAGCGGCTCCAGTGCCAGACACGTTTTTTCTGGCCCTAATGAGGCCATCGATTTGGCGATCGTCGGCATTGTCGACACGCTTTCTCGTTAG
- the pduB gene encoding propanediol utilization microcompartment protein PduB: MSSNELVEQIMAQVIARVATPEQQAIPENNPPTRETAMAEKSCSLTEFVGTAIGDTVGLVIANVDSALLDAMKLEKRYRSIGILGARTGAGPHIMAADEAVKATNTEVVSIELPRDTKGGAGHGSLIILGGNDVSDVKRGIEVALKELDRTFGDVYANEAGHIEMQYTARASYALEKAFGAPIGRACGVIVGAPASVGVLMADTALKSANVEVVAYSSPAHGTSFSNEAILVISGDSGAVRQAVISAREIGKTVLGTLGSEPKNDRPSYI; this comes from the coding sequence ATGAGCAGCAATGAGCTGGTTGAACAGATCATGGCGCAGGTGATTGCTCGCGTGGCAACGCCGGAACAGCAGGCTATCCCTGAAAATAATCCTCCAACACGAGAAACGGCTATGGCAGAGAAAAGCTGCAGTTTAACGGAGTTTGTCGGTACTGCGATTGGCGACACCGTCGGTCTGGTAATCGCCAACGTAGACAGCGCCTTACTGGACGCGATGAAGCTTGAAAAACGTTATCGCTCCATTGGCATCCTCGGCGCACGTACTGGTGCGGGCCCGCACATCATGGCCGCCGATGAAGCGGTAAAAGCCACCAATACCGAAGTCGTCAGTATTGAGTTGCCACGTGATACGAAAGGCGGCGCGGGTCACGGTTCGTTGATTATTCTCGGCGGCAACGATGTTTCCGACGTGAAACGCGGTATTGAAGTCGCGTTGAAAGAGCTGGATCGCACCTTTGGCGATGTTTATGCCAACGAAGCCGGTCACATCGAGATGCAATACACCGCACGCGCCAGCTACGCGCTGGAAAAAGCCTTTGGCGCACCAATTGGTCGCGCCTGCGGCGTCATCGTCGGCGCGCCAGCATCCGTGGGTGTCCTGATGGCTGATACTGCGCTGAAATCCGCCAACGTGGAAGTTGTGGCCTACAGCTCCCCTGCCCATGGCACCAGCTTCAGTAACGAAGCCATCCTGGTCATTTCAGGTGATTCCGGCGCTGTTCGCCAGGCCGTTATCTCCGCCCGTGAAATCGGTAAAACCGTACTCGGGACCCTCGGCTCAGAGCCGAAAAACGATCGTCCGTCCTACATCTGA
- the pduD gene encoding propanediol dehydratase medium subunit PduD → MEINEKLLRQIIEDVLSEMQTSDKPVSFRASTAASAPQAAAAQGDSFLTEIGEAKQGQQQDEVIIAVGPAFGLSQTVNIVGIPHKNILREVIAGIEEEGIKARVIRCFKSSDVAFVAVEGNRLSGSGISIGIQSKGTTVIHQQGLPPLSNLELFPQAPLLTLETYRQIGKNAARYAKRESPQPVPTLNDQMARPKYQAKSAILHIKETKYVVTGKNPQELRVAL, encoded by the coding sequence ATGGAAATCAATGAAAAGCTGCTGCGCCAGATAATTGAAGACGTACTGTCTGAAATGCAAACCAGCGACAAACCCGTCTCATTCCGCGCATCGACAGCGGCTAGCGCGCCTCAGGCTGCTGCGGCACAGGGAGACAGCTTTCTGACCGAGATTGGTGAAGCCAAACAAGGCCAGCAGCAGGATGAAGTGATTATTGCCGTAGGTCCGGCGTTTGGACTGTCGCAAACCGTCAATATTGTAGGGATCCCGCATAAGAATATCTTGCGCGAGGTGATTGCCGGTATTGAAGAGGAAGGTATTAAAGCGCGCGTTATTCGCTGCTTTAAATCCTCCGATGTGGCATTCGTCGCTGTGGAAGGTAACCGTCTGAGCGGTTCCGGGATCTCTATCGGCATCCAGTCAAAAGGCACAACGGTTATCCACCAGCAGGGTCTGCCGCCGCTTTCTAACCTGGAATTGTTCCCTCAGGCACCGCTTCTGACGCTGGAAACCTATCGCCAGATCGGTAAAAACGCCGCGCGTTATGCCAAGCGTGAGTCTCCGCAACCGGTTCCTACTCTGAATGACCAGATGGCTCGCCCTAAGTACCAGGCGAAATCGGCCATTCTGCACATAAAAGAGACTAAATACGTCGTGACGGGCAAAAACCCGCAGGAACTGCGCGTGGCGCTTTAA
- the pduJ gene encoding propanediol utilization microcompartment protein PduJ, with amino-acid sequence MNNALGLVETKGLVGAIEAADAMVKSANVQLVGYEKIGSGLITVMVRGDVGAVKAAVDAGSAAASAVGEVKSCHVIPRPHSDVEAILPKSA; translated from the coding sequence ATGAATAACGCACTGGGACTGGTTGAAACAAAAGGGCTTGTCGGTGCTATTGAAGCCGCTGATGCCATGGTGAAATCCGCAAACGTGCAGTTGGTTGGTTACGAAAAAATCGGCTCAGGTCTTATCACCGTTATGGTTCGCGGCGATGTCGGCGCGGTAAAAGCTGCCGTAGATGCCGGAAGCGCAGCGGCGAGCGCCGTTGGTGAGGTGAAATCCTGCCACGTTATCCCGCGTCCGCACAGCGACGTTGAAGCCATTTTACCTAAATCCGCTTAA
- a CDS encoding BMC domain-containing protein, which translates to MKQSLGLLEVSGLALAISCADVMAKAASITLVGLEKTNGSGWTVIKIIGDVASVQAAISTGVSFAEHRDGLVAHKVISRPGDGILSHSVIEKSEPTPEPTPAVAHEEMFVDPAAPEAPQDAELISCNLCLDPACPRQKGEPRSLCLHSGKRGEA; encoded by the coding sequence GTGAAGCAATCACTGGGATTACTTGAAGTTAGTGGTCTGGCATTAGCCATCAGTTGCGCGGACGTCATGGCGAAAGCCGCCTCCATCACGCTGGTGGGCCTCGAAAAAACCAACGGCTCAGGCTGGACGGTGATCAAGATAATCGGGGATGTGGCCTCCGTCCAGGCGGCCATTTCCACCGGTGTCAGTTTCGCAGAACACCGTGACGGGCTGGTGGCCCACAAAGTCATATCCAGACCAGGGGACGGTATCCTGTCACATAGCGTTATTGAGAAGTCTGAACCGACCCCTGAGCCTACACCAGCCGTAGCGCATGAGGAGATGTTTGTAGACCCGGCAGCACCTGAAGCGCCGCAAGATGCAGAACTGATTAGCTGCAATCTGTGTCTTGACCCTGCCTGCCCCCGTCAAAAGGGCGAGCCGCGCTCTCTTTGTCTGCACTCTGGCAAACGAGGTGAAGCGTGA
- the pduE gene encoding propanediol dehydratase small subunit PduE — MNTDAIESMVRDVLSRMNSLQGESVTPAAASSSTHTAKVTDYPLANKHPEWVKTATNKTLDDFTLENVLSNKVTAQDMRITPETLRLQAEIAKDAGRDRLAMNFERAAELTAVPDDRILEIYNALRPYRSTKDELMAIADDLENRYQAKICAAFVREAAALYVERKKLKGDD, encoded by the coding sequence ATGAATACCGATGCAATTGAATCGATGGTTCGGGATGTGCTGAGCCGGATGAACAGCCTGCAAGGCGAGTCCGTAACTCCTGCTGCGGCGAGCTCATCAACACATACCGCGAAAGTCACGGATTACCCTCTCGCGAATAAACATCCTGAGTGGGTAAAAACCGCAACCAACAAAACGTTGGATGATTTCACGCTCGAAAATGTTCTGAGCAACAAGGTGACGGCGCAGGACATGCGCATCACCCCTGAAACGTTGCGCCTGCAGGCGGAAATCGCCAAAGATGCCGGACGTGACAGACTGGCGATGAACTTCGAGCGCGCCGCTGAGCTAACCGCTGTTCCTGACGATCGCATTCTTGAGATCTACAACGCGCTGCGCCCGTACCGCTCAACGAAAGATGAGCTGATGGCCATCGCTGACGATCTCGAAAATCGTTATCAGGCCAAGATCTGTGCAGCTTTCGTTCGTGAAGCGGCAGCGCTGTACGTTGAGCGTAAAAAACTCAAAGGCGACGACTAA
- the pduO gene encoding two-domain cob(I)yrinic acid a,c-diamide adenosyltransferase PduO, whose product MAIYTRTGDAGTTALFTGQRVSKTHPRVEAYGTLDELNAALSLCVCAVKNPQHRLLLENIQLQIFWFSAELASESEQPTPEQRYISSEEIAALEAAIDTAMGRVSPLRSFILPGRSEAASRLHFARTLARRAERRLVELSTEISVRHVLMRYINRLSDCLYALARAEDHDAHQNDIIQKVAERYLAATRTSAIREPAMSLSFQELHQLTRAAVTRAEELRVPVVISIVDANGTQTVAWRMPDALLVSSELAPKKAWTAVAMKTATHELSSAVQPGAALYGLESHMQGKVVTFGGGYALWREGLLLGGLGISGGSVEQDMDIAETAIAAINVRTHQ is encoded by the coding sequence ATGGCGATTTATACCCGCACTGGCGATGCCGGCACAACGGCCCTTTTTACCGGGCAACGCGTGAGCAAAACGCACCCACGCGTCGAGGCTTACGGTACGCTGGATGAACTTAATGCGGCGCTAAGCCTGTGCGTTTGTGCGGTGAAAAATCCACAACACCGCCTGTTACTTGAAAATATTCAGCTGCAGATTTTTTGGTTCAGTGCCGAACTGGCAAGCGAGAGCGAACAGCCTACACCAGAGCAGCGCTATATCAGCTCGGAAGAAATTGCAGCTCTAGAGGCCGCCATCGATACCGCAATGGGAAGAGTGTCGCCCCTGCGTAGTTTTATTTTACCTGGCCGCAGCGAAGCTGCCAGCCGTCTGCACTTTGCCCGCACGCTGGCTCGTCGCGCAGAGAGACGGCTGGTCGAACTCTCCACCGAGATCTCCGTCAGGCACGTGCTGATGCGTTATATCAATCGCCTTTCCGACTGCTTATACGCGCTTGCGCGAGCAGAAGATCATGACGCCCATCAAAACGACATTATTCAGAAAGTGGCGGAGCGCTATCTCGCCGCCACTCGAACCTCAGCCATCAGGGAGCCGGCTATGTCGCTGTCTTTTCAGGAACTCCACCAACTCACTCGCGCTGCGGTAACGAGAGCAGAAGAACTTCGGGTTCCGGTTGTCATCAGCATTGTTGATGCGAACGGGACCCAAACGGTGGCCTGGCGTATGCCTGACGCATTACTCGTCAGTAGCGAACTGGCACCGAAGAAAGCCTGGACTGCCGTGGCGATGAAAACCGCCACGCATGAGCTGTCCTCAGCGGTACAACCAGGCGCCGCGCTTTATGGTCTGGAAAGCCATATGCAGGGAAAAGTCGTCACCTTCGGTGGCGGGTACGCATTATGGCGTGAAGGTTTACTCCTTGGGGGTCTTGGCATCAGCGGGGGAAGCGTTGAGCAGGATATGGACATTGCAGAAACGGCCATTGCGGCGATTAACGTGAGAACACATCAATGA